The following proteins are co-located in the Flammeovirga kamogawensis genome:
- a CDS encoding acetyl-CoA carboxylase biotin carboxyl carrier protein subunit, translating into MLNITINNNQHSVIKDKQSLIIDNKTIDLKLKPTHNNVYTAIYNDKRFDVEIITADNNYKNACIKINGKKIEIEATTKLDDLLKQLGMGTATVSHENIVKAPMPGKVLELLCSEGSEVEKGDNLIILEAMKMENILKAPIKGVIKSIAATEGSSVEKGQVLIEIEE; encoded by the coding sequence ATGTTAAATATCACAATTAATAACAATCAACATTCTGTTATTAAAGACAAACAATCTTTAATAATCGACAACAAAACTATTGATTTAAAATTAAAACCCACACATAATAATGTATACACTGCTATATATAATGATAAAAGGTTTGATGTAGAAATAATTACAGCAGATAATAATTATAAAAATGCATGTATAAAGATCAATGGTAAAAAAATTGAGATTGAAGCAACTACAAAACTAGATGATTTACTAAAACAGTTAGGTATGGGTACAGCCACTGTTAGTCATGAAAACATAGTAAAAGCACCAATGCCGGGTAAAGTATTAGAGTTATTATGTTCGGAAGGAAGTGAAGTTGAAAAAGGGGATAATTTAATAATACTTGAGGCAATGAAAATGGAGAACATTCTTAAAGCACCAATCAAAGGTGTAATTAAAAGTATTGCAGCCACAGAAGGAAGTTCAGTAGAAAAAGGACAAGTTCTAATTGAAATAGAAGAATAA
- a CDS encoding outer membrane beta-barrel protein, with protein sequence MRYLKLGVSVMLFFMTFTTTYAQENSPTQNDQGSSSQTSTEYQQNQSQPQQEVVTGSTKKAMEWGFFGGPIWSIPSGNAPQLNTNINYANTRIKARTGVNLGFKFNFFISQDLSLEFDVMYNALGQKTQFSGYYHELGYSDESVNYTDVLNYFTFPVLVNYYLSDNIYLKGGLYGAALASAHRREGSFTGDYQDTDNLYKGGDFGFTAGIGAAMNHFFLEWRYSRGFIDITFEDDKFYNQNFQLLVGFKFKG encoded by the coding sequence ATGCGATATTTAAAGTTAGGTGTTTCTGTGATGTTATTTTTTATGACATTTACTACTACTTACGCACAGGAAAATTCACCAACCCAAAATGACCAAGGAAGTTCGAGTCAAACTTCTACGGAATATCAACAAAATCAATCTCAGCCTCAGCAAGAAGTTGTAACAGGTTCTACAAAAAAAGCAATGGAATGGGGCTTTTTTGGCGGTCCAATTTGGTCTATTCCAAGTGGTAATGCACCTCAGTTAAATACAAATATTAATTATGCTAATACAAGAATTAAAGCAAGAACTGGCGTGAATCTTGGCTTTAAATTTAACTTCTTTATCTCACAAGATCTATCGTTAGAATTTGATGTAATGTACAATGCGCTAGGTCAGAAAACGCAATTTTCTGGTTACTACCATGAGTTAGGTTATTCTGATGAATCTGTAAATTATACTGATGTTCTAAATTACTTTACTTTCCCTGTATTAGTAAACTATTATTTAAGTGATAATATCTACCTTAAAGGAGGGCTTTATGGAGCAGCTTTGGCTAGTGCACACAGAAGAGAAGGAAGTTTTACAGGAGACTACCAAGATACTGACAACCTATACAAAGGTGGTGATTTTGGTTTTACTGCTGGTATTGGTGCAGCAATGAATCATTTCTTTTTAGAATGGAGATACTCTAGAGGATTTATTGATATAACTTTTGAAGATGACAAGTTTTACAATCAAAACTTTCAGTTGTTAGTTGGTTTTAAATTTAAGGGATAA
- a CDS encoding class I SAM-dependent methyltransferase: protein MSKTTYGNTIDKSKDAMGAGIAAFFADNNDDYCVKVYSDFSEPDDIPVPLLFREEKDMPLIETMALDACKGTTLDVGAGAGSHALALQKRGVDVTAMDISTFATDTIAKRGVKKVISGDIYAYDGPKFDTLLMLMNGIGLVGTLNGLAEFLVKAKEWLTPGGKLVFDSSDIIHLFEDEDGSYLIDLTAEYYGQIQYWMEFKEYKGDKFDWLYVSYPVLEEYAVTAGYEIELLHVGELNHYLVSLTLKNS, encoded by the coding sequence ATGTCTAAGACCACCTACGGAAACACAATAGATAAAAGTAAAGACGCAATGGGTGCAGGTATTGCAGCTTTTTTTGCAGATAATAACGATGATTATTGCGTTAAAGTTTATTCCGACTTTAGCGAACCTGACGACATTCCTGTTCCTCTTCTATTTAGAGAAGAAAAAGACATGCCGCTTATAGAAACAATGGCTTTAGATGCTTGTAAAGGTACTACATTAGATGTAGGTGCCGGTGCGGGATCTCATGCTTTAGCCCTACAAAAAAGAGGTGTTGATGTTACCGCAATGGATATTTCTACTTTCGCAACAGATACCATTGCTAAAAGAGGCGTTAAAAAAGTTATTTCTGGTGATATCTATGCTTATGATGGTCCTAAATTCGATACATTATTAATGTTGATGAATGGCATTGGATTAGTAGGTACATTGAATGGTTTAGCCGAATTTCTTGTTAAAGCAAAAGAATGGTTAACACCAGGTGGTAAATTAGTTTTTGATTCATCAGATATTATTCACCTTTTTGAAGACGAAGATGGTTCTTACCTGATCGATTTAACGGCTGAATATTATGGACAGATTCAATATTGGATGGAGTTTAAAGAATACAAAGGCGATAAGTTTGATTGGCTTTATGTAAGCTACCCTGTTTTAGAAGAATATGCAGTAACAGCAGGATACGAAATCGAGCTATTACATGTAGGTGAACTAAACCATTACCTTGTTTCTTTAACATTAAAGAACAGTTAA
- a CDS encoding bifunctional UDP-N-acetylmuramoyl-tripeptide:D-alanyl-D-alanine ligase/alanine racemase, which translates to MNNSNSIDFSSPFWKAKYLLIDSRLLTAPSQTIFFALKGIKRDGQSFIEELYKKGVRKFVVTSDFDEGYKYKNAEFIYCLNTLDTLQKLTQYHRLQYPNLPVISITGSNAKTIVKEWLYSILEIDRNVVKSPKSYNSQIGVPLSVWQINEKHDLGIFEAGISKPNEMQHLASIIQPTIGLFTNIGSAHDKHFTSLEQKVKEKGSLINHCDYVIYCKDHQLIDAEMQTKSCTCVTWGYDQTASISIKNTENYTVNVVYRNTDYTLHIPFTDAASFENAMHCATMMVHLGYKFSEINNRIGKLKSIPMRLEKKEGIQQTTLINDFYNNDLGGLQIALSFLAQNQEHKSRTLILSDLLQGDTDKNALYKKVHELCNEYEITRFIGVGKQLQAHQEIFKGLNTSFFTDTNTFRKAIKNKSITFSKELILLKGARQFEFEKVAALLQKKIHSTQLEINLDAVTHNLMFYRSLLHSTTKIMVMVKALGYGSGKTELANTLQYNLVDYLGVAFADEGVELRENGIRTPIMVLTPSPDSFETMRMHQLEPEIYSIEMLDALEHYLEEEDTETAFKIQLNFDTGMHRLGFTEEELPYLFRVLDRLKNKVKVTGAFTHLAGADENIHDLYSKGQIESFKKTTALLEKNIGYTVIKHCLNSAGIVRYPDAQMDMVRLGIGLHGIEVNGMKQEDLHTVATLKTVIAQIKQMNTGDTVGYSRKGVVKGQRKIATIGIGYADGFDRRLSNGTGKVIINGYLAPIIGNVCMDMSMVDITDIPAEVGDEVIIFGRNRSISTIAKEINTIPYEILTSISQRVKRVYYMEG; encoded by the coding sequence ATGAATAATTCGAATTCTATAGACTTTTCCTCCCCTTTCTGGAAAGCAAAATATTTACTGATTGATAGTAGGTTATTAACAGCTCCAAGTCAAACAATTTTTTTCGCTTTAAAAGGCATAAAAAGAGACGGACAGAGTTTTATAGAAGAATTATACAAAAAAGGAGTGCGGAAATTTGTTGTTACTAGTGATTTTGACGAAGGCTATAAATACAAAAATGCTGAATTTATATATTGCCTAAATACACTAGATACACTACAGAAACTTACACAATACCATCGTTTACAATATCCCAATTTACCCGTAATAAGTATTACTGGGTCTAATGCCAAAACGATTGTAAAAGAGTGGTTGTATTCTATTTTAGAAATAGATAGAAATGTAGTTAAAAGTCCAAAAAGCTATAACTCTCAAATTGGGGTTCCATTATCTGTTTGGCAAATAAACGAAAAACATGATTTAGGAATTTTTGAAGCAGGAATCTCCAAACCAAACGAAATGCAACATCTTGCTTCTATTATTCAGCCAACTATTGGGCTTTTTACTAATATTGGTTCTGCACACGATAAACATTTTACATCCTTAGAACAAAAGGTAAAAGAGAAAGGCTCGCTTATTAATCACTGCGATTATGTGATTTACTGTAAAGACCACCAACTAATTGATGCAGAAATGCAAACTAAGTCTTGCACATGTGTTACTTGGGGTTACGATCAGACTGCATCAATCAGCATAAAAAATACAGAAAATTACACAGTTAACGTAGTTTACAGAAACACCGATTATACGTTACATATTCCTTTTACAGATGCCGCATCTTTTGAAAATGCAATGCACTGTGCAACGATGATGGTACATTTGGGCTATAAATTTAGTGAAATCAATAACCGTATTGGTAAACTAAAAAGCATCCCTATGCGTCTTGAAAAAAAAGAAGGAATACAACAAACTACGTTAATAAACGATTTTTACAACAATGATTTAGGAGGGCTTCAGATTGCTTTAAGTTTCCTTGCTCAAAACCAAGAACATAAATCAAGAACACTTATATTATCAGATCTACTACAAGGTGATACTGATAAAAATGCACTTTATAAAAAAGTACATGAGTTGTGTAATGAATATGAAATTACACGTTTTATTGGTGTAGGAAAGCAATTACAAGCACATCAAGAAATATTTAAAGGATTAAATACTTCGTTTTTTACTGATACCAACACTTTCAGAAAAGCTATAAAAAATAAGTCTATCACTTTTTCTAAAGAACTCATATTATTAAAAGGTGCCAGACAATTTGAGTTTGAAAAAGTAGCAGCACTTCTTCAGAAAAAAATACACAGCACCCAACTAGAAATTAACTTAGATGCTGTAACTCACAACCTAATGTTTTACCGTTCTTTACTACACAGTACTACCAAAATAATGGTTATGGTAAAAGCATTAGGGTATGGAAGTGGAAAAACTGAACTTGCCAATACTTTACAATATAACCTTGTAGATTATTTGGGCGTTGCTTTTGCAGATGAGGGCGTTGAATTAAGAGAAAATGGTATTCGAACACCAATTATGGTACTTACTCCTTCTCCAGATTCTTTCGAAACAATGCGAATGCACCAACTAGAGCCTGAAATTTACAGTATTGAAATGCTTGACGCTTTGGAGCATTACTTGGAAGAAGAAGATACAGAAACGGCATTTAAAATTCAGCTTAACTTTGATACTGGAATGCATCGTTTAGGATTTACAGAAGAAGAACTTCCTTATTTATTCCGAGTTTTAGACAGGTTGAAAAACAAGGTTAAAGTAACAGGAGCTTTTACACATTTGGCAGGTGCAGACGAAAATATTCATGATTTATACAGTAAAGGGCAGATTGAATCGTTTAAAAAAACAACAGCCCTTTTAGAAAAAAACATTGGGTATACAGTGATTAAACATTGCCTAAATTCTGCAGGAATTGTAAGGTACCCAGATGCACAAATGGATATGGTTCGTTTAGGTATTGGTTTACATGGCATAGAAGTAAATGGAATGAAACAAGAAGATTTACATACCGTTGCCACTTTAAAAACCGTAATTGCTCAAATTAAACAAATGAATACCGGCGATACTGTTGGTTATAGTAGAAAAGGTGTAGTTAAAGGACAAAGGAAAATTGCTACAATAGGTATTGGTTATGCAGACGGCTTTGACAGACGTTTAAGCAACGGTACAGGTAAGGTTATTATTAATGGATACTTGGCTCCTATAATTGGTAATGTTTGTATGGATATGTCAATGGTAGACATTACGGATATCCCTGCCGAGGTTGGTGATGAAGTTATCATCTTCGGAAGAAACCGTTCTATATCTACCATTGCTAAAGAAATTAATACAATTCCTTATGAAATTCTTACCTCAATTAGTCAAAGAGTTAAGAGAGTATATTATATGGAGGGTTAA
- the tgt gene encoding tRNA guanosine(34) transglycosylase Tgt — protein MGLKFEVKHKDPQTKARAGKITTDHGEIQTPIFMPVGTAGTVKAVHQRELKEDINADIILGNTYHLYLRPGTEILEKAGGLHKFNGWDRPILTDSGGYQVFSLAQTRKIKEEGVTFRSHIDGSKHLFTPERVMDIQRSIGADIIMAFDECPPYPSDYTYAKNSMHLTHRWLQRCVDRLDETVPLYGHHQALFPIVQGSTYKDLRTQSAEKIASFEREGNAIGGLSVGEPAEMMYEFTELCCDILPEDKPRYLMGVGTPANILENIALGVDMLDCVMPTRQARHGHVFTTQGIMNLKNKKWEDDFTPIDQELGGYVSTFYSKGYLRHMFKANEALAGMVASVHNLTFYLWLVREARQHIIDGDFREWKNAIIPTLMQRL, from the coding sequence ATGGGTTTAAAATTCGAAGTAAAGCACAAAGATCCTCAAACAAAGGCGCGTGCTGGAAAAATAACAACCGATCATGGTGAAATTCAAACACCAATATTTATGCCTGTGGGAACTGCAGGTACGGTTAAAGCAGTTCATCAACGTGAATTAAAAGAAGATATCAATGCTGATATTATTCTTGGAAATACGTATCACCTTTATTTAAGACCAGGAACAGAAATTCTTGAAAAAGCTGGTGGTCTACATAAATTTAACGGTTGGGACCGTCCTATTTTAACAGATAGTGGTGGATACCAAGTTTTTTCTTTAGCTCAAACTAGAAAAATTAAGGAAGAAGGTGTAACGTTTAGATCTCATATAGATGGTTCTAAGCACCTTTTCACTCCAGAAAGAGTAATGGATATCCAACGTTCTATTGGAGCAGATATTATTATGGCTTTTGATGAGTGTCCTCCTTACCCATCAGATTATACGTATGCTAAAAATTCTATGCATTTAACGCACCGTTGGTTGCAAAGATGTGTAGACCGTTTAGACGAAACTGTACCATTATACGGGCATCACCAAGCATTATTCCCTATTGTACAGGGTAGTACTTACAAAGATTTACGTACACAATCTGCAGAAAAAATTGCAAGTTTTGAACGTGAAGGAAATGCTATTGGCGGATTATCTGTAGGAGAACCAGCAGAAATGATGTATGAGTTTACAGAACTTTGCTGCGATATCCTTCCAGAAGATAAACCAAGGTATTTAATGGGTGTAGGTACACCTGCCAATATCTTAGAGAATATTGCATTAGGAGTAGATATGTTAGACTGTGTAATGCCTACTAGACAAGCACGCCACGGTCATGTATTTACTACTCAAGGAATCATGAACCTAAAAAATAAAAAGTGGGAAGATGATTTTACACCAATAGATCAAGAGCTTGGAGGTTATGTAAGTACTTTTTACTCAAAAGGTTACTTACGCCATATGTTTAAAGCAAATGAAGCATTAGCAGGAATGGTTGCCAGCGTTCATAATTTAACTTTCTATTTATGGTTAGTTAGAGAAGCTAGACAGCACATTATTGATGGTGATTTTAGAGAATGGAAAAACGCTATCATTCCAACATTAATGCAAAGATTATAA
- a CDS encoding DUF6909 family protein has translation MGELTRAQASRAAIERMYVVMRHLFIRGYYKPGGASGNAIMQDLLILQPEIYGTLADTQKVDLNGLVYVFDRLPKGIEETRFIKLTSEEGYEKSSFKKIIPHARRRNCYRIDEEQMFIEITRGRSEIYDILTHLTFIYIEAKKIKDHAKDDKGRSLREWLQLEEIVTGKVALTKENEEVAFTYLATLLGRTYDETRSAHHRFLQNNDKNNGLFHIVYWLGKLAMDEQFEDNARVISFSPTLRERIGHHMYGDRWADKIKRVLAHNGLIHRPIHIISSNLHSVMNSFFALDALGKKTTKVDFSTIMEEVSQSENGHLRDKISNNAMEKGMIQINEDSGTNISVQLFDMAKIPTSYLPKEVKFEKLKNPDNAPVIIVMDYAFGEQAFETMDELLKPFTDGDNKIELDVRSVSIMGKAGILKGGKGDIMIPSAHIFEGTADNYPVNNDLKVEDFADLKEIKSVGGPMITVLGTSLQNKDILKYFKDSSWGVMGLEMEGAHYQKAIQGASKIRNNISADVKVRYAYYASDNPLITGSTLANGSLGLTGVRPTYAITLKILEKILGDHK, from the coding sequence ATGGGAGAATTAACAAGAGCACAGGCATCGAGAGCAGCAATTGAAAGAATGTACGTAGTAATGAGACATCTGTTTATCAGAGGTTACTACAAGCCAGGTGGAGCATCAGGAAATGCTATCATGCAAGATTTACTAATCTTACAGCCTGAAATTTATGGAACTCTAGCTGATACTCAAAAGGTCGATCTCAATGGACTTGTCTATGTTTTTGATCGTTTACCAAAAGGAATTGAGGAAACTAGATTTATAAAGCTCACTTCAGAAGAAGGGTATGAAAAATCTTCTTTTAAGAAAATCATACCACATGCTAGACGTAGAAATTGCTACAGAATTGACGAAGAACAAATGTTCATCGAAATTACTAGAGGTAGAAGTGAGATCTACGATATATTAACACATCTTACTTTTATTTACATCGAAGCAAAAAAGATCAAAGATCACGCTAAAGATGATAAAGGAAGATCATTAAGAGAATGGTTACAACTAGAAGAAATTGTAACAGGTAAAGTAGCACTTACAAAAGAAAACGAAGAGGTTGCTTTTACTTATTTAGCTACACTTTTAGGAAGAACTTACGATGAGACACGTTCGGCTCATCACAGATTCTTACAGAACAATGATAAAAACAACGGTCTTTTCCATATTGTTTACTGGTTAGGTAAATTAGCTATGGACGAGCAGTTTGAAGATAACGCTAGAGTAATTAGTTTCAGCCCTACGTTAAGAGAACGTATTGGTCATCACATGTATGGTGATAGATGGGCAGATAAAATTAAGCGTGTTTTAGCACACAATGGATTAATACACCGTCCTATTCATATTATTAGCTCGAACCTACACAGTGTAATGAATTCTTTCTTTGCTTTAGATGCACTAGGAAAGAAAACTACAAAAGTAGACTTCAGTACAATAATGGAAGAAGTAAGCCAAAGCGAAAATGGGCATCTTAGAGATAAGATTTCTAATAATGCTATGGAAAAAGGAATGATTCAAATAAATGAAGACTCTGGAACTAATATTTCAGTCCAATTATTTGATATGGCTAAAATACCTACTTCTTACCTACCGAAAGAGGTGAAGTTTGAAAAGCTTAAAAACCCAGATAATGCACCTGTTATTATTGTAATGGACTATGCATTTGGAGAACAAGCTTTTGAAACAATGGACGAACTCTTGAAACCATTTACAGATGGCGACAATAAAATAGAATTAGATGTTCGTTCTGTTTCTATAATGGGTAAAGCCGGTATTCTAAAAGGAGGTAAAGGAGATATCATGATACCTTCTGCACACATCTTTGAAGGTACAGCAGATAATTACCCTGTAAATAATGACCTTAAAGTAGAAGACTTTGCTGATCTAAAAGAAATCAAAAGTGTAGGTGGACCAATGATTACAGTATTGGGTACATCTTTACAAAACAAAGATATTCTTAAATACTTCAAAGACTCTTCTTGGGGTGTAATGGGATTAGAAATGGAAGGAGCACATTATCAGAAAGCAATTCAAGGAGCTTCTAAAATAAGAAATAATATAAGTGCTGACGTAAAAGTGAGATACGCGTATTATGCTTCTGACAACCCTCTAATTACAGGAAGTACACTTGCAAATGGTAGTTTAGGACTAACAGGAGTTCGCCCTACTTATGCAATTACACTTAAGATTTTAGAGAAAATTTTAGGCGATCATAAATAA